A region from the Malus domestica chromosome 07, GDT2T_hap1 genome encodes:
- the LOC103438828 gene encoding uricase-2, producing the protein MANRIEGFNFEQRHGKQRVRVARVWRNNDGRHTIVEWNVGISLLSDCVSAYTRDDNSDIVATDTMKNTVYVKAKECKEELSVEEFAVLLAKHFTSLYQQVTTAIVRIVEKPWERVHVDGQPHEHGFKLGSEKHTTEVILKKSGALRVTSGIEGLSLLKTTKSGFEGFIRDKYTALPDTRERILATEITASWKYQYESIFSIPQKPLYFTERYLSVKKALADTFYGPPKEGVYSPSVQSTLYHMAKTVLNGFPDIEAVQLKMPNIHFLPVNLSNKDNTIVKFEDDVYLPTDEPHGSIEATLSRFWSKM; encoded by the exons ATGGCGAACAGGATAGAGGGGTTCAACTTTGAGCAGAGGCATGGGAAGCAAAGGGTCAGGGTGGCGAGGGTCTGGCGGAACAACGACGGCCGCCATACCATCGTCGAGTGGAACGTCGGCATCAGCCTCCTCTCCGATTGCGTCTCTGCCTATACCCGCGACGACAACTCTGATATCGTTGCTACCGATACCATGAAGAACACT GTGTATGTAAAGGCAAAGGAATGTAAAGAAGAACTTTCAGTGGAGGAATTTGCAGTTCTACTTGCTAAGCACTTCACATCTCTTTACCAGCAG GTCACTACTGCCATAGTAAGGATTGTGGAGAAGCCATGGGAGCGTGTACATGTAGACGGTCAACCACATGAACATG GTTTCAAATTAGGATCCGAGAAGCATACAACAGaagtaattttaaaaaaatctgGTGCACTGAGGGTGACTTCTGGGATTGAAGGACTATCGCTGCTAAAGACAACAAAG TCAGGTTTTGAGGGGTTTATTAGGGACAAATACACAGCTCTTCCTGACACACGAGAGAGGATTCTGGCTACAGAGATCACTGCATCATGGAA GTACCAATATGAATCTATTTTTAGCATCCCTCAAAAGCCGCTGTACTTCACTGAAAGATACCTGAGTGTGAAAAAAGCTCTGGCTGACACTTTCTATGGTCCTCCAAAGGAAGGAGTATACAGCCCATCTGTCCAAAGCACTCTTTATCACATGGCAAAGACTGTTCTCAATGG GTTTCCCGACATAGAAGCAGTACAACTGAAAATGCCAAATATCCATTTCTTACCTGTTAATCTATCTAACAAGGATAATACTATTGTGAAG TTTGAGGACGATGTTTATCTTCCAACAGATGAACCACACGGATCAATAGAAGCTACTCTAAGCCGTTTCTGGTCAAAGATGTAG